The Cellulomonas wangleii genome includes a region encoding these proteins:
- a CDS encoding dynamin family protein — translation MTEPEVSDPHVAPADAGDGLLGTLERLQARLGALTLPLEAPGVDVARTDRAAALTQLDDYLLPRLRARSAPLLVVVGGSTGAGKSTLVNSLLGSEVSAPGVLRPTTRAPVLVHHPLDERWYSTDRVLPGLARLTGHPGAGARGDDAQVDPARALRLVASDALPRGLALLDAPDVDSVDVGNRRLAAQLLDAADLWLFVTTAARYADAVPWDLLHRAAARHAQVALVVDRVDPGTEEVVQDLRRMMDENGLPDAPLFLVPEAPLTDGLLPEHAVADVATWLTALGADAPAREAVATATRDGVVDDLVRRSHVLADAADVQVATDARLRRTVAAAYDDGAAHVRAATSDGAMLRGEVLARWQELVGTGDLLRSVEQGVGRVRDAVTGFFRGTPAPAPRVEQAIAHGLAAVVLDAADEAAERTHAAWRGDPAGAALLQGLDLARASTTLRAEVDAQVRGWQSDVLELVREQGQSRRGTARYLSFGVNVAGVSLMVLAFASTGGLTGIEVGIAGGTAVVAQKLLEAVFGDDAVRRLTVEARERLDARVTDLLAREAERYTAQLDALGAARADGAGLRAVAADVERAAHADRAGRPAGTPSASSRAVGTALRGAGWTRGDGTPGTATGAPGETTPPGDEPTARGGWWRRLLGGRPRDDA, via the coding sequence ATGACGGAGCCCGAGGTCAGCGACCCGCACGTGGCCCCGGCCGACGCGGGGGACGGGCTCCTCGGCACGCTCGAGCGGCTCCAGGCCCGTCTGGGCGCCCTCACCCTCCCGCTCGAGGCCCCCGGGGTCGACGTCGCGCGCACCGACCGGGCGGCCGCGCTGACCCAGCTCGACGACTACCTGCTGCCGCGGCTGCGGGCACGGTCCGCGCCGCTCCTGGTCGTCGTCGGCGGCTCGACCGGTGCGGGCAAGTCCACCCTCGTCAACTCCCTCCTGGGGTCGGAGGTCTCGGCGCCGGGCGTGCTGCGCCCCACCACCCGGGCACCGGTCCTCGTGCACCACCCGCTCGACGAGCGCTGGTACTCCACGGACCGCGTGCTGCCCGGCCTCGCCCGGCTCACCGGCCACCCCGGCGCCGGCGCGCGCGGGGACGACGCACAGGTCGACCCGGCGCGCGCTCTGCGGCTCGTGGCCTCCGACGCGCTGCCGCGCGGGCTCGCGCTGCTCGACGCCCCCGACGTGGACTCCGTGGACGTCGGCAACCGGCGCCTGGCGGCGCAGCTCCTCGACGCCGCCGACCTGTGGCTGTTCGTCACCACCGCGGCACGTTACGCCGACGCCGTCCCGTGGGACCTGCTGCACCGGGCGGCAGCCCGGCACGCGCAGGTCGCGCTCGTCGTCGACCGCGTGGACCCCGGCACGGAGGAGGTCGTGCAGGACCTGCGCCGCATGATGGACGAGAACGGGCTGCCGGACGCCCCGCTGTTCCTGGTGCCCGAGGCGCCGCTCACGGACGGGCTGCTGCCGGAGCATGCGGTCGCGGACGTGGCCACGTGGCTCACCGCCCTGGGCGCCGACGCACCCGCGCGCGAGGCGGTGGCGACGGCGACCCGCGACGGTGTGGTGGACGACCTGGTGCGGCGCAGCCACGTGCTCGCGGACGCCGCCGACGTGCAGGTCGCGACCGACGCACGACTGCGCCGGACCGTGGCGGCCGCCTACGACGACGGCGCCGCGCACGTGCGCGCCGCGACCTCCGACGGCGCGATGCTGCGCGGCGAGGTCCTGGCCCGCTGGCAGGAGCTCGTCGGCACGGGCGACCTGCTGCGGTCGGTCGAGCAAGGCGTCGGGCGGGTGCGCGACGCCGTCACGGGGTTCTTCCGCGGCACGCCCGCGCCGGCGCCGCGCGTCGAGCAGGCCATCGCGCACGGGCTGGCGGCGGTGGTCCTGGATGCCGCGGACGAGGCCGCGGAGCGCACCCACGCCGCGTGGCGGGGCGACCCCGCGGGCGCCGCGCTGCTCCAGGGCCTCGACCTCGCCCGCGCGTCCACCACGCTGCGGGCCGAGGTGGACGCGCAGGTCCGCGGCTGGCAGTCCGACGTCCTCGAGCTCGTGCGCGAGCAGGGGCAGTCCCGTCGCGGCACCGCCCGCTACCTCTCGTTCGGCGTCAACGTCGCCGGCGTCAGCCTGATGGTCCTCGCGTTCGCGTCCACGGGCGGGCTGACCGGCATCGAGGTCGGGATCGCCGGTGGCACGGCGGTCGTCGCCCAGAAGCTCCTGGAGGCGGTCTTCGGTGACGACGCCGTGCGGCGCCTCACCGTCGAGGCCCGCGAGCGGCTCGACGCCCGCGTGACGGACCTGCTGGCCCGCGAGGCCGAGCGGTACACGGCCCAGCTCGACGCGCTCGGTGCCGCCCGGGCGGACGGTGCCGGGCTGCGCGCCGTGGCCGCGGACGTCGAGCGGGCCGCGCACGCCGACCGTGCCGGGCGCCCTGCCGGGACGCCGAGCGCCTCGTCGCGCGCTGTCGGCACCGCGCTGCGCGGTGCCGGGTGGACGCGCGGGGACGGGACCCCTGGCACCGCGACCGGCGCGCCCGGGGAGACCACACCGCCGGGGGACGAGCCGACCGCGCGCGGCGGCTGGTGGCGGCGGCTGCTCGGCGGCCGCCCGCGGGACGACGCATGA
- a CDS encoding GTPase: MSPTLDERLDALSAALDAGGERLPEPLVARTRDVLDRVRERAGLSAEHTVVALAGATGSGKSSLFNALVGDELAATGVQRPTTSHPLAVVVGEDPDGTGPGRLLDWLEVRRRHAVPPAAGLATGLVLLDLPDHDSVVVEHRLRAERLVARADLLVWVVDPQKYADGALHERYLRPLAGRDDVVVLVLNQADRLPAADVAAVVADLRRLAADDGLPRARVVAASARSGDGVADLRALVARAVERREAGNRRWVADVRAAALEVADACRDVPGGRQRSARADDLVAALEDAAGVPTVVAAVRRSAVRRAVAHTGWPPVRWLARLRPDPLRRLHLAPRAVGDEVAPTSLPPAGPAQRARAATAVRDHADAVLAGAPDAWVLAARARVTTADLPDALDLAVARTRLLPERPVWWWRAVGAVQWLLLAAAVAGALWLAGLAVLAYLQLPDPVTPVWGPAPAPTVLLVGGVLAGLLVAALGAVAARWGARARARSARRRLRAAVQDVARRLVVDPVAQEVASLRSCRDLAARAAAR; this comes from the coding sequence ATGAGCCCGACCCTGGACGAGCGCCTCGACGCGCTGTCCGCAGCCCTGGACGCGGGCGGGGAGCGCCTGCCCGAGCCGCTGGTCGCGCGCACCCGGGACGTGCTGGACCGGGTGCGGGAGCGCGCGGGCCTGTCGGCCGAGCACACCGTCGTCGCACTGGCGGGAGCCACCGGGTCGGGCAAGTCCTCGCTGTTCAACGCGCTCGTCGGGGACGAGCTCGCGGCGACCGGCGTGCAGCGACCCACGACGTCCCACCCGCTGGCGGTCGTCGTCGGCGAGGACCCGGACGGCACGGGCCCCGGGCGGCTGCTGGACTGGCTCGAGGTGCGTCGACGACACGCCGTGCCGCCCGCGGCGGGGCTCGCGACCGGGCTCGTGCTGCTGGACCTGCCGGACCACGACTCCGTGGTCGTGGAGCACCGGCTGCGCGCCGAGCGGCTGGTCGCGCGCGCGGACCTGCTGGTGTGGGTCGTCGACCCCCAGAAGTACGCCGACGGGGCCCTGCACGAGCGGTACCTGCGCCCGCTCGCGGGCCGTGACGACGTCGTGGTGCTCGTGCTCAACCAGGCGGACCGCCTCCCGGCCGCCGACGTGGCCGCGGTGGTGGCGGACCTGCGCCGCCTCGCCGCGGACGACGGGCTCCCGCGTGCCCGTGTCGTGGCCGCCTCGGCCCGCAGCGGCGACGGCGTGGCCGACCTGCGTGCGCTCGTCGCGCGGGCGGTCGAGCGTCGCGAGGCCGGCAACCGGCGGTGGGTGGCGGACGTGCGCGCGGCAGCGCTGGAGGTGGCCGACGCGTGCCGCGACGTCCCGGGGGGACGGCAGCGGTCCGCGCGGGCGGACGACCTGGTCGCAGCGCTGGAGGACGCCGCGGGGGTGCCGACCGTCGTCGCGGCCGTGCGCCGGTCCGCGGTGCGCCGGGCCGTCGCGCACACCGGCTGGCCGCCCGTGCGGTGGCTCGCCCGGCTGCGCCCGGACCCGTTGCGCCGGCTGCACCTGGCGCCACGCGCGGTGGGCGACGAGGTGGCGCCCACGTCGCTGCCGCCCGCCGGCCCGGCCCAGCGGGCGCGTGCCGCGACGGCGGTGCGGGACCACGCCGACGCGGTCCTCGCGGGGGCACCGGACGCGTGGGTGCTGGCGGCGCGGGCGCGCGTCACCACGGCGGACCTGCCCGACGCCCTCGACCTGGCCGTCGCCCGTACCCGCCTGCTCCCCGAGCGCCCGGTCTGGTGGTGGCGCGCGGTCGGTGCCGTGCAGTGGCTGCTGCTCGCAGCCGCCGTCGCCGGAGCCCTCTGGTTGGCCGGCCTCGCGGTGCTGGCGTACCTGCAGCTGCCCGACCCGGTGACCCCGGTGTGGGGACCCGCACCTGCCCCCACCGTGCTGCTGGTGGGCGGCGTGCTCGCCGGGCTGCTGGTGGCGGCGCTCGGTGCGGTGGCCGCTCGGTGGGGTGCCCGGGCGCGTGCCCGGTCCGCCCGGCGTCGGCTGCGCGCAGCGGTCCAGGACGTGGCACGTCGTCTCGTCGTCGACCCGGTCGCCCAGGAGGTCGCCTCGCTGCGCAGCTGCCGGGACCTGGCCGCCCGCGCCGCGGCTCGCTGA
- a CDS encoding acyl-CoA thioesterase codes for MARIEVPVQLRWSDMDAYAHVNNVEMLRLLEEARIEVFWRHPEGPDGVVPDGARATAVLDAGPGALTSTLVARQEIQYVRPLPYRRAPVVIELWIGHLGGASLDVCYEVRDAPTAVVGSEVYARATTTIVLVDSATGAPRRLTAQERAVWEPYVEEPVVIRRRA; via the coding sequence ATGGCGAGGATCGAGGTCCCGGTCCAGCTGCGCTGGTCCGACATGGACGCGTACGCCCACGTGAACAACGTCGAGATGCTGCGGCTCCTGGAGGAGGCGCGCATCGAGGTGTTCTGGCGCCACCCCGAGGGTCCGGACGGCGTCGTCCCCGACGGGGCACGGGCCACCGCGGTGCTCGACGCCGGGCCGGGTGCGCTGACCTCGACGCTGGTCGCCCGGCAGGAGATCCAGTACGTCCGGCCGCTGCCGTACCGGCGCGCGCCGGTCGTCATCGAGCTGTGGATCGGGCACCTGGGGGGTGCCAGCCTCGACGTCTGCTACGAGGTCCGGGACGCGCCGACCGCCGTGGTGGGCTCGGAGGTCTACGCACGCGCGACGACGACGATCGTGCTGGTCGACTCCGCGACGGGCGCACCGCGCCGGCTGACCGCGCAGGAGCGTGCGGTCTGGGAGCCGTACGTCGAGGAGCCGGTGGTCATCCGCCGCAGGGCATGA
- a CDS encoding SDR family oxidoreductase, with the protein MSDARPDAPSPGHGDDPGHGTGPQADLAPEPVVRTLEGLVPGTGPDGRPRPDAPLVAVTGVTGYVGGRLVPELLAAGYRVRALARHPERLRGRPWYDDVEVVAADAGEPDQIRAALEGSDVAYYLIHSLGTGRTFEQRDRHTALVFAQAAREAGVGRIVYLGGLYPEGEELSPHLASRTEVGEILLASGVPTTVLRAAVVLGSGSASFEMMRYLTERLPAMTVPRWVQNRIQPIAIRDVLRYLVGSAAMPPDVSRAFDIGGPDVLTYRDMMQRYARIAGLPRRAIVAVPVLSPRLSSLWVSLVTPVPGGLARPLVESLVHEVVCDEHDIARYVPDPPDGLIGFDRAVRLALARVQGAGVTTRWSSATPPGAPSDPLPSDPDWAGGTLFVDERRVRVDASPAALWRVVEAVGGERGWYSWSLAWRVRGLLDRVVGGPGLRRGRRDPARLLLDDAVDFWRVEQIVPGRLLRLRAEMRLPGLAWLELRVEPADTPLDDDGTPAVPDDTPWEPSEWRRPPVVFAQRALFHPHGLAGQLYWWAVYPFHGVVFGGMQRNVARAARSAERARRDLAPSAGGGTTAAATTGPYPAAVMPCGG; encoded by the coding sequence ATGAGCGACGCGCGCCCCGACGCCCCGAGCCCCGGGCACGGCGACGACCCCGGGCACGGGACCGGCCCCCAGGCCGACCTCGCGCCCGAGCCGGTCGTGCGCACCCTGGAAGGGCTCGTGCCGGGCACCGGCCCGGACGGCCGACCCCGCCCCGATGCCCCGCTCGTGGCGGTCACGGGGGTGACCGGGTACGTCGGGGGACGGCTGGTGCCCGAGCTGCTCGCCGCCGGGTACCGGGTGCGGGCCCTGGCGCGGCACCCGGAGCGGCTGCGCGGACGACCGTGGTACGACGACGTGGAGGTCGTTGCGGCGGACGCCGGTGAGCCGGATCAGATCCGTGCGGCACTCGAGGGCTCCGACGTGGCGTACTACCTGATCCACTCGCTGGGCACCGGCCGGACCTTCGAGCAGCGCGACCGCCACACGGCGCTGGTCTTCGCCCAGGCGGCGCGTGAGGCGGGCGTGGGTCGGATCGTCTACCTGGGCGGTCTGTACCCCGAGGGCGAGGAGCTCTCACCCCACCTGGCGTCGCGCACGGAGGTCGGGGAGATCCTGCTGGCGTCCGGCGTGCCGACGACGGTGCTGCGTGCGGCGGTGGTCCTCGGCTCGGGCTCGGCGTCCTTCGAGATGATGCGGTACCTCACGGAGCGGCTCCCGGCCATGACCGTGCCGCGCTGGGTGCAGAACCGGATCCAGCCCATCGCGATCCGCGACGTGCTGCGCTACCTCGTCGGGTCGGCCGCGATGCCGCCCGACGTGTCGCGGGCCTTCGACATCGGCGGGCCGGACGTCCTGACGTACCGCGACATGATGCAGCGGTACGCGCGCATCGCCGGGCTGCCGCGGCGGGCCATCGTCGCGGTCCCGGTGCTGAGCCCACGGCTGTCGAGCCTGTGGGTGTCGCTGGTCACGCCCGTGCCCGGCGGGCTCGCACGCCCGCTGGTGGAGTCCCTGGTCCACGAGGTGGTGTGCGACGAGCACGACATCGCGCGGTACGTGCCGGACCCGCCGGACGGGCTCATCGGCTTCGACCGTGCCGTGCGCCTCGCGCTGGCCCGCGTCCAGGGCGCCGGCGTCACCACCCGGTGGTCGTCCGCGACGCCGCCCGGGGCTCCCAGCGACCCGCTGCCCTCCGACCCCGACTGGGCGGGCGGCACCCTGTTCGTCGACGAGCGCCGCGTCCGCGTCGACGCCTCCCCCGCCGCGCTGTGGCGCGTGGTGGAGGCGGTGGGCGGCGAGCGCGGCTGGTACTCGTGGTCGCTCGCCTGGCGGGTGCGCGGGCTGCTGGACCGGGTCGTGGGCGGTCCGGGGCTGCGCCGCGGTCGCCGCGACCCTGCACGGCTGCTGCTCGACGACGCCGTCGACTTCTGGCGCGTGGAGCAGATCGTCCCTGGCCGGCTGCTGCGGCTGCGGGCCGAGATGCGGCTGCCCGGGCTGGCGTGGCTCGAGCTGCGCGTGGAGCCCGCCGACACGCCCCTGGACGACGACGGGACGCCCGCCGTGCCCGACGACACCCCGTGGGAGCCGTCCGAGTGGCGACGGCCGCCCGTGGTGTTCGCGCAGCGCGCCCTGTTCCACCCGCACGGCCTGGCCGGGCAGCTGTACTGGTGGGCGGTCTACCCGTTCCACGGGGTGGTGTTCGGCGGCATGCAGCGCAACGTCGCCCGTGCGGCCCGGTCGGCCGAGCGTGCCCGGCGCGACCTGGCACCGTCGGCGGGTGGGGGCACGACGGCCGCGGCGACCACCGGCCCGTACCCCGCCGCGGTCATGCCCTGCGGCGGATGA
- a CDS encoding DNA topoisomerase IB — protein MVRLRRVRLDQPGWTRRRAGRGFVYLDHERRRIDEPEHLERLSTLAIPPAWREVWISPWHNGHIQAAGLDEAQRRQYLYHLQWQARRARLKHEHVLQVARRLPAARRRVRADLALEGMPRDKALALAFRLLDRAYLRVGTEGYTRRHGSFGLATLRREHVRVLSDADGSPGAVHLVFPAKSGQIRDTVVDDETVAELVRTLLRRRDDSPELLAWRDDAGWHDVTSNDVGAYVRDRLGEATPKDFRTWHATVLAARGLAEGGPPPRSERGRRRVVASVVKAVSEELGNTPTVARSSYIDPRVIELWERGETIAPTRSQHVAERRTLALLTG, from the coding sequence ATGGTCCGGCTCCGACGTGTGCGCCTCGACCAGCCCGGCTGGACGCGCCGCCGGGCCGGGCGCGGCTTCGTGTACCTCGACCACGAGCGGCGCCGCATCGACGAGCCGGAGCACCTCGAGCGCCTCTCCACGCTCGCGATCCCGCCGGCCTGGCGCGAGGTCTGGATCAGCCCGTGGCACAACGGCCACATCCAGGCCGCCGGGCTGGACGAGGCGCAGCGCCGTCAGTACCTGTACCACCTGCAGTGGCAGGCCCGGCGGGCCCGGCTCAAGCACGAGCACGTGCTGCAGGTGGCCCGCCGGCTGCCGGCCGCGCGCCGGCGGGTGCGGGCGGACCTGGCGCTCGAGGGCATGCCGCGGGACAAGGCGCTGGCCCTGGCGTTCCGCCTGCTGGACCGCGCCTACCTGCGGGTCGGCACCGAGGGCTACACCCGCCGGCACGGCTCGTTCGGCCTGGCGACGCTGCGCCGCGAGCACGTGCGCGTGCTGTCCGACGCGGACGGCTCCCCCGGCGCGGTGCACCTCGTCTTCCCCGCGAAGTCGGGGCAGATCCGCGACACGGTCGTCGACGACGAGACGGTCGCCGAGCTGGTCCGCACGCTGCTGCGACGCCGCGACGACAGCCCGGAGCTGCTGGCGTGGCGCGACGACGCGGGGTGGCACGACGTGACGAGCAACGACGTCGGGGCGTACGTGCGCGACCGGCTCGGCGAGGCGACACCCAAGGACTTCCGCACGTGGCACGCCACCGTGCTGGCGGCCCGCGGCCTGGCGGAGGGCGGTCCGCCCCCGCGCAGCGAGCGGGGACGCCGCCGCGTCGTCGCGTCGGTCGTCAAGGCGGTCTCCGAGGAGCTCGGCAACACCCCCACGGTCGCCCGGTCGTCGTACATCGACCCGCGGGTGATCGAGCTGTGGGAGCGCGGCGAGACGATCGCGCCGACACGCTCGCAGCACGTGGCGGAGCGGCGCACCCTCGCGCTCCTGACGGGCTGA
- a CDS encoding acyl-CoA thioesterase gives MTLPDASHDPVGAVLRALDLTADPSEPDTFEGLSLPQPQGRVFGGQVLAQALLAAGRTVPDGRLPHSLHGYFLRPGDDSAPIGFAVERLRDGRSFSARRTHALQGGAPILSMIASFQERQPGIEYAQTPPDVPDPEEVGSALDALGDVDHPMARFWAQESAFDLRHVDGSIYLRAGAQGSQGDQCVWARARGPVPDDQLLHRALLAYGCDQIMLEPVLRRAGRPWATPGLSMASLDHAMWWHRDVRVDDWLLFVQTSPSAQGGRGLGAARVFDREGTLVASIAQEGMVRVPD, from the coding sequence ATGACGCTGCCCGACGCGAGCCACGACCCCGTCGGGGCGGTGCTGCGTGCCCTGGACCTGACCGCCGACCCGAGCGAGCCGGACACGTTCGAGGGGCTCAGCCTCCCGCAGCCGCAGGGCCGCGTGTTCGGCGGGCAGGTCCTGGCGCAGGCGCTGCTCGCGGCGGGCCGCACCGTCCCGGACGGCCGCCTGCCGCACTCGCTGCACGGCTACTTCCTGCGGCCCGGGGACGACTCCGCGCCCATCGGCTTCGCGGTCGAGCGGCTGCGCGACGGCCGCTCGTTCTCCGCCCGCCGCACGCACGCGCTGCAGGGCGGCGCACCGATCCTGTCGATGATCGCGTCGTTCCAGGAGCGGCAGCCCGGCATCGAGTACGCGCAGACGCCCCCCGACGTCCCGGACCCGGAGGAGGTCGGCTCGGCCCTCGACGCGCTCGGTGACGTCGACCACCCGATGGCCCGGTTCTGGGCGCAGGAGTCCGCGTTCGACCTGCGCCACGTCGACGGGTCGATCTACCTGCGCGCCGGCGCCCAGGGCAGCCAGGGCGACCAGTGCGTCTGGGCGCGGGCCCGCGGCCCCGTCCCCGACGACCAGCTGCTGCACCGTGCGCTGCTGGCGTACGGCTGCGACCAGATCATGCTCGAGCCGGTGCTGCGCCGCGCCGGCCGGCCGTGGGCGACGCCGGGGCTGTCCATGGCGAGCCTCGACCACGCCATGTGGTGGCACCGCGACGTCCGCGTCGACGACTGGCTGCTGTTCGTCCAGACGTCCCCGAGCGCCCAGGGCGGGCGCGGCCTGGGTGCGGCGCGGGTGTTCGACCGGGAGGGCACGCTCGTCGCCTCCATCGCGCAGGAGGGCATGGTCCGGGTCCCGGACTGA
- a CDS encoding globin produces the protein MRDDSFYAAVGGHETFVRLVDEFYRGVAADPVLQPMYPEEDLGPAAERLTLFLEQYWGGPTTYSEQRGHPRLRMRHAPYKVNPDARDRWLRHMRTAVDSLDLAPLHRGQLWDYLERAAHSMLNTFED, from the coding sequence GTGAGAGACGACTCGTTCTACGCGGCCGTCGGCGGGCACGAGACGTTCGTCCGGCTCGTCGACGAGTTCTACCGCGGCGTCGCGGCGGACCCGGTGCTGCAGCCGATGTACCCCGAGGAGGACCTCGGGCCTGCGGCCGAGCGCCTCACCCTCTTCCTCGAGCAGTACTGGGGCGGACCCACGACCTACTCCGAGCAGCGCGGCCACCCCCGCCTGCGGATGCGGCACGCCCCGTACAAGGTCAACCCCGACGCGCGCGACCGCTGGCTGCGGCACATGCGGACCGCCGTGGACTCGCTCGACCTCGCACCCCTGCACCGCGGCCAGCTGTGGGACTACCTCGAGCGCGCGGCCCACTCCATGCTCAACACCTTCGAGGACTGA
- the ptsP gene encoding phosphoenolpyruvate--protein phosphotransferase: MGSTYVVRGIGVSPGRVVGPAVRLPDAVAEPPAGRRLPPGSDTDAAAERVAASAAAVRDELDAAAQAAEGDSAALLHATAAMAADPSLVADAQQRVRDEHLVPERAVWEAADAVAAELQLLGGYMAERVRDVTDVRDRLVAHLTGLQAPGVPVRPYPYVLVAPDLAPALTATLDPQRVLAVVTAAGGPTSHTAILARSRGIPAVVAAAGALDLAEGTQLLVDGAAGTVVPDPTDDAVRRVRARGAAPRTFDGDGRTADDHRVELLANVGDPADAQAAADAGAQGVGLFRTEFAFLDRTQAPDVDEQTAAYGRVLAAFAGRKVVVRTLDAGADKPLPFLHAAPEANPALGVRGLRVAQERPDVLEDQLTAIARAAAEHPGTTTWVMAPMVATVDETEAFVAACARHGLPTAGIMVEIPSAALMAGPLLAHAHFASIGTNDLTQYTMAADRLLGAVAGLSDAWQPAVLRLVEATALGGAAQARPVGVCGEAAADPALAVVLVGLGVTSLSMTPRALPDVAAVLAATDLATCRVLARRAADAASAADARAAVRAGLPVLDELGL, encoded by the coding sequence GTGGGCAGCACGTACGTCGTCCGAGGCATCGGCGTGAGCCCGGGACGCGTGGTGGGGCCCGCGGTGCGCCTGCCCGACGCCGTCGCCGAGCCGCCCGCCGGCCGGCGTCTGCCGCCGGGCTCCGACACCGACGCGGCCGCCGAGCGGGTCGCCGCGTCCGCGGCGGCCGTGCGTGACGAGCTCGACGCCGCGGCGCAGGCCGCCGAGGGCGACAGCGCCGCGCTGCTGCACGCGACGGCCGCGATGGCGGCGGACCCCTCCCTGGTCGCCGACGCCCAGCAGCGGGTGCGTGACGAGCACCTCGTCCCCGAGCGGGCCGTGTGGGAGGCCGCGGACGCGGTCGCCGCCGAGCTCCAGCTGCTGGGCGGGTACATGGCCGAGCGCGTGCGCGACGTGACCGACGTGCGGGACCGGCTGGTGGCCCACCTGACGGGACTGCAGGCACCCGGCGTGCCGGTCCGCCCGTACCCCTACGTGCTGGTCGCGCCCGACCTGGCGCCGGCCCTCACCGCGACGCTCGACCCGCAGCGCGTGCTCGCGGTGGTCACGGCCGCCGGCGGGCCCACGTCGCACACCGCGATCCTCGCGCGGTCGCGTGGCATCCCGGCGGTCGTCGCCGCGGCCGGGGCGCTGGACCTCGCCGAGGGCACGCAGCTGCTCGTGGACGGCGCCGCCGGCACCGTCGTCCCCGACCCGACGGACGACGCCGTGCGGCGCGTCCGCGCCCGGGGTGCGGCGCCGCGCACCTTCGACGGGGACGGACGCACGGCGGACGACCACCGCGTGGAGCTGCTCGCCAACGTCGGCGACCCCGCCGACGCGCAGGCGGCGGCCGACGCGGGCGCCCAGGGTGTCGGGCTGTTCCGCACCGAGTTCGCGTTCCTCGACCGCACGCAGGCGCCCGACGTCGACGAGCAGACCGCCGCGTACGGCCGCGTGCTGGCAGCCTTCGCGGGCCGCAAGGTCGTGGTGCGGACCCTCGACGCGGGGGCGGACAAGCCCCTGCCGTTCCTGCACGCGGCACCCGAGGCGAACCCCGCACTGGGGGTGCGCGGCCTGCGCGTGGCCCAGGAGCGCCCCGACGTCCTCGAGGACCAGCTCACGGCGATCGCGCGTGCGGCCGCCGAGCACCCGGGCACCACCACGTGGGTCATGGCACCGATGGTCGCCACGGTCGACGAGACCGAGGCGTTCGTCGCCGCGTGCGCCCGGCACGGCCTGCCCACCGCCGGGATCATGGTCGAGATCCCGAGCGCGGCGCTGATGGCCGGCCCCCTGCTCGCCCACGCGCACTTCGCGAGCATCGGCACCAACGACCTCACGCAGTACACGATGGCCGCCGACCGGCTGCTCGGGGCGGTCGCGGGCCTGTCCGACGCGTGGCAGCCGGCGGTGCTGCGGCTCGTGGAGGCCACCGCGCTGGGTGGGGCCGCCCAGGCGCGGCCCGTCGGTGTCTGCGGGGAGGCGGCCGCGGACCCGGCACTGGCGGTGGTCCTGGTCGGGCTCGGTGTGACGTCGCTGTCGATGACGCCCCGGGCGCTGCCCGACGTCGCCGCGGTGCTGGCCGCCACCGACCTGGCGACATGCCGCGTGCTGGCACGTCGTGCCGCCGACGCGGCGAGCGCCGCCGACGCCCGTGCCGCGGTGCGCGCGGGCCTGCCCGTGCTGGACGAGCTCGGGCTGTGA
- a CDS encoding glucose PTS transporter subunit EIIB, with product MPSAGTRRRRTRAPATTNQGDPLSKAEQILAALGGEANVVDLEPCITRLRVEVGDAQLVDEAALKASGAFGVVRSGRIVQVIVGPEADNLAAELDTLR from the coding sequence ATGCCGTCGGCGGGTACCCGTCGTCGCCGCACCCGGGCGCCGGCGACGACGAACCAGGGAGACCCATTGAGCAAGGCAGAGCAGATCCTGGCCGCACTGGGCGGCGAGGCCAACGTCGTGGACCTCGAGCCCTGCATCACGCGGCTGCGGGTCGAGGTCGGTGACGCGCAGCTGGTCGACGAGGCGGCGCTCAAGGCGAGCGGCGCGTTCGGCGTCGTGCGCTCGGGCCGCATCGTGCAGGTGATCGTGGGACCCGAGGCCGACAACCTCGCCGCCGAGCTCGACACCCTGCGCTGA
- a CDS encoding PTS sugar transporter subunit IIA: MAQLRLTSPVPGVVRPLTAVPDPVFAEQMVGPGLAVEPDRTGRQDVLAPCDGVVGALHPHAFALELDDGRAVLVHVGIDTVTLAGQGFELHVERGRRVRAGDRVLTWSPVDVAAAGLSTMCPVVALQAEAVDVTLLVPEGERVEAGRPVLGWTAG, encoded by the coding sequence GTGGCGCAGCTGCGGCTGACGAGCCCCGTCCCGGGAGTGGTGCGGCCGCTGACGGCCGTCCCCGACCCGGTGTTCGCCGAGCAGATGGTCGGGCCCGGGCTCGCGGTCGAACCGGACCGGACCGGTCGGCAGGACGTGCTCGCGCCGTGCGACGGCGTCGTCGGCGCGCTGCACCCGCACGCCTTCGCGCTCGAGCTCGACGACGGACGCGCGGTGCTGGTCCACGTCGGCATCGACACCGTGACCCTGGCGGGTCAGGGTTTCGAGCTGCACGTCGAGCGCGGCCGTCGCGTGCGGGCGGGTGACCGCGTGCTCACCTGGTCGCCGGTGGACGTGGCCGCGGCGGGCCTGTCGACGATGTGCCCGGTCGTGGCGCTGCAGGCCGAGGCCGTCGACGTCACGCTCCTCGTCCCCGAGGGCGAGCGGGTCGAGGCCGGCCGTCCGGTGCTGGGCTGGACGGCCGGCTGA